One window of Oscillibacter hominis genomic DNA carries:
- a CDS encoding phage tail sheath subtilisin-like domain-containing protein translates to MLSTVHERPGVYSSYDASAVLNGGAAIRIIGLAASATKGTANEAVTLTSYAAGLAAFGEDAEGSAGMSTLLRLLFAGGASTVVAAAVEEKTVSGYTAAFEALAQQENIQIVVCDSADAEVHQALRQSVDSTSQNRRERIAVVGGSGESAAQLKAHAAQINSERVVLVGPDALDESGKTLPGTCSAAAVAAAIAVNRDPAVPLNGVKLYGLGGVSQRYSDNDIDLLVQGGVMPLEEVAGVISPVRGITTRTTTGGAADSTWRELTTILIVDNVIPAIRNSLRSKFTRTKNTAQTRGAIRSQVVVDLESKVKAEIIDSYGEVSVSVSEENPTVCLVEFSFAVAHGLNQIYLTAHITV, encoded by the coding sequence TTGTTGAGTACAGTTCATGAGCGCCCGGGGGTCTATTCCTCCTACGACGCTTCCGCCGTGTTAAACGGCGGCGCCGCCATCCGGATCATCGGCTTGGCGGCTTCAGCCACAAAAGGGACGGCCAATGAAGCCGTGACTCTGACCAGCTATGCTGCGGGGCTTGCCGCCTTTGGCGAGGATGCCGAAGGCAGCGCGGGCATGTCCACGCTGCTGAGGCTGCTGTTTGCCGGCGGCGCGTCCACTGTGGTGGCGGCCGCGGTGGAAGAGAAAACGGTCAGCGGCTATACTGCGGCCTTCGAAGCCCTGGCCCAACAGGAGAATATTCAGATTGTGGTCTGCGACAGCGCCGATGCCGAAGTGCATCAGGCCTTGAGGCAGAGTGTGGATTCCACTTCCCAGAACCGCAGGGAACGCATCGCGGTGGTGGGGGGCAGCGGCGAGAGCGCGGCGCAGCTCAAGGCCCACGCAGCGCAGATCAACAGCGAGCGTGTGGTGCTGGTGGGTCCTGACGCACTGGACGAGTCCGGAAAGACCCTGCCCGGCACCTGCAGCGCGGCGGCAGTGGCCGCGGCCATTGCGGTCAACCGCGACCCGGCTGTGCCCCTCAACGGCGTGAAGCTCTACGGCCTGGGCGGAGTGAGCCAGCGCTACAGCGACAACGACATTGATCTGCTGGTGCAGGGGGGCGTGATGCCTCTGGAGGAGGTAGCGGGAGTGATCTCACCCGTCCGCGGCATCACCACCCGCACCACCACCGGCGGCGCGGCCGACAGCACCTGGCGGGAGCTGACCACCATCCTGATTGTGGACAATGTGATTCCCGCCATCCGAAACTCCCTGCGCAGCAAATTTACCCGTACCAAAAACACGGCCCAGACAAGAGGAGCCATCCGCTCCCAGGTGGTGGTGGACCTGGAGAGCAAAGTCAAGGCGGAGATCATCGACAGCTACGGCGAGGTGTCGGTGAGCGTATCAGAGGAAAATCCCACCGTCTGTCTGGTGGAGTTCAGCTTTGCCGTGGCCCATGGGCTCAACCAGATCTATCTCACGGCCCACATTACGGTTTAA
- a CDS encoding phage major capsid protein produces MAYHFDNLKLDKGMYAQSGKSFTQTLEEMDPSENYRGTALEGMDAFQRQLKRFDIHVKGVGSDMVEKFFHTTDSAVLFPEFVSRVVRQGMESENILPSITATVTNFDGMDYRSIASVPTEEEKSLRRVEEGSEIPTTSIRTQENLVRLHKRGRMLVASYEAIRFQRLDLFSVTLRQIGAYIARMHLEDAISVILNGDGNNNAAKSFAVGTKPIGGTAGTLSYDALLDFWAQFDPYALNTMLVADDVMLAMLKLSEFQNPLTGLNFQGTGTLTSPLGAKLLRTSAMPAGKMIGMDKNYALEMINGSDVTVEYDKLIDRQLERAAITSISGFAKLYSDASKVLSV; encoded by the coding sequence ATGGCCTATCATTTTGACAATTTGAAGCTGGACAAGGGCATGTATGCCCAGTCCGGCAAGAGCTTCACCCAGACCCTGGAGGAGATGGACCCCAGCGAAAACTACCGGGGCACCGCCCTGGAGGGGATGGACGCCTTCCAGCGCCAGCTCAAGCGCTTTGACATCCATGTCAAGGGAGTCGGCAGCGACATGGTGGAGAAGTTCTTCCACACCACGGATTCCGCAGTGCTGTTCCCGGAGTTCGTATCCCGGGTGGTGCGCCAGGGCATGGAGTCGGAGAATATCCTGCCCAGCATCACCGCAACGGTGACCAATTTTGACGGTATGGATTACCGCTCCATCGCCTCTGTGCCCACGGAAGAGGAAAAGTCTCTCCGGCGTGTGGAGGAGGGCAGCGAAATCCCCACCACCTCCATCCGCACCCAGGAAAACCTGGTGCGGCTGCACAAGCGGGGCCGGATGCTGGTGGCGTCCTATGAGGCCATCCGCTTCCAGCGGCTGGACCTTTTCTCCGTGACGCTGCGCCAGATCGGCGCCTACATTGCCCGGATGCATCTGGAGGACGCCATCTCCGTCATCCTCAACGGCGACGGGAACAACAACGCCGCCAAGAGCTTCGCCGTGGGCACAAAGCCCATCGGCGGAACCGCGGGCACCCTGAGCTATGATGCGCTGCTGGACTTCTGGGCCCAGTTTGACCCCTATGCCCTGAACACCATGCTGGTTGCAGACGACGTGATGCTGGCCATGCTGAAGCTCAGCGAGTTCCAGAACCCGCTGACCGGGTTGAACTTCCAGGGCACCGGAACCCTGACCTCCCCTCTGGGGGCAAAGCTGCTGCGCACCTCCGCCATGCCGGCCGGCAAGATGATCGGCATGGACAAGAACTACGCCCTGGAAATGATCAACGGCAGCGACGTGACGGTGGAGTATGACAAGCTGATCGACCGGCAGCTGGAGCGTGCCGCGATCACCAGTATCTCCGGCTTTGCCAAGCTTTACAGCGACGCCTCCAAGGTGCTGTCGGTGTGA
- the safA gene encoding SafA/ExsA family spore coat assembly protein has product MELTPMRFKDYVWPHNPATYSITYQRKVAVHKVPFGRYCMQDLDLGNRVMRGEGEFAGEGAYDEFRKLAVVFYKKGPGLLVHPVWMAANAYFISLSLAQQPRPDYVKYTFEFWESFDGYGPFSVDQEASGSTVSRGSGSVYYTVVKGDTLWGIANRYGVTLQSLIANNPQIKNPNLIYPGNQVKIR; this is encoded by the coding sequence ATGGAACTGACGCCCATGCGCTTTAAGGACTATGTATGGCCCCACAACCCGGCCACCTACAGCATCACCTACCAGAGAAAGGTGGCGGTTCACAAGGTGCCCTTTGGCAGGTACTGCATGCAGGACCTGGACCTTGGGAACAGGGTGATGCGTGGCGAGGGAGAATTTGCCGGGGAGGGAGCCTATGATGAGTTCCGCAAACTGGCGGTGGTATTTTACAAGAAAGGGCCGGGACTGCTGGTGCATCCTGTGTGGATGGCGGCCAACGCCTACTTTATCTCCCTGAGCCTGGCCCAGCAGCCAAGACCCGATTACGTCAAATACACGTTTGAATTCTGGGAGAGCTTTGACGGCTACGGGCCCTTCAGCGTGGACCAGGAGGCCAGCGGAAGCACTGTCAGCCGGGGAAGCGGCAGCGTTTATTACACCGTGGTCAAAGGCGACACGCTCTGGGGGATCGCAAACCGGTATGGAGTCACGCTCCAGTCTCTGATTGCCAACAACCCACAAATCAAAAACCCCAACCTCATCTACCCGGGAAATCAGGTGAAAATCCGGTGA
- a CDS encoding M15 family metallopeptidase, protein MINSRDISRLRSDVEANCRSLLALCKERGLAVLVTNTVRDDEYQAYLYEQGRTRPGSIVTNGKIPTFHSVRAGLAFDISKNVKGEEYSDPDFFRKVAEVAKQMGFTWGGDWKSIVDRPHFQWDDKGSYTNADIRAGRYPPPMPLYRQKEEPMTQEQFNKMMETYLEARAKHEPSDWSAEARAWAEQKGIIRGDKDGNMMYKSFCTREELAVFLERMAKTLE, encoded by the coding sequence ATGATCAACAGCAGAGACATTTCCCGATTGCGCTCCGATGTGGAGGCCAACTGCCGCAGTTTGCTTGCGCTTTGCAAAGAGCGGGGCCTGGCAGTTCTGGTGACCAACACGGTGCGGGACGACGAATATCAGGCATATCTCTATGAACAGGGCAGGACACGGCCGGGGAGTATTGTCACCAACGGGAAAATCCCCACCTTTCACTCAGTGAGGGCCGGGCTTGCTTTTGACATCAGCAAGAACGTAAAGGGTGAGGAATACAGCGACCCGGACTTTTTCCGAAAGGTGGCCGAGGTGGCCAAACAAATGGGATTTACCTGGGGCGGAGACTGGAAATCCATTGTGGACCGTCCCCATTTTCAGTGGGACGACAAGGGCAGCTACACCAACGCGGATATCCGAGCCGGCCGATATCCGCCGCCCATGCCGCTTTACAGGCAAAAGGAGGAACCCATGACGCAAGAGCAGTTCAATAAGATGATGGAAACCTATCTGGAGGCCCGCGCCAAACACGAGCCCTCCGATTGGAGCGCTGAGGCCAGAGCCTGGGCGGAACAGAAGGGGATCATCCGTGGCGACAAGGATGGGAATATGATGTACAAAAGCTTCTGCACCCGGGAGGAACTGGCTGTCTTTCTGGAACGGATGGCAAAGACATTGGAATAG
- a CDS encoding baseplate J/gp47 family protein, whose product MKTIDEIYQELLETFAEKAGFVPEESCDLSVRLYAVAAQVQSLLIQADWVLDQSFPQTAQGKYLDYHAQLRGITRQEAARAQGTLRFLTDNALATDLMIEAGTECMTEDNVRFVTTKEATMAAGTLSVDVPAAAVVAGSAGNAVAGSIVWMAAMPVGITRCTNPNPFAGGSDAEDDESLRKRILESYQRLPNGANAAFYQKIAMNHASVAAATVVGRARGIGTVDVYVAAATGIPSEELLEEIRADLQEKREIAVDVQVLAPRTREVAVTAQVKVQSGYAFESVKTSVEEALVQHFSGKQLGKAVTLAQLGNLIYHAEGVENYHIALPTEDIPEDSKVLPVLGAVTISEMKG is encoded by the coding sequence ATGAAAACAATTGACGAAATCTATCAGGAGCTTCTGGAAACCTTTGCGGAAAAGGCGGGATTTGTTCCGGAGGAATCCTGCGACCTGAGCGTCCGCCTCTACGCCGTGGCGGCCCAGGTACAGTCGCTGCTGATTCAGGCGGACTGGGTACTGGATCAGAGCTTTCCCCAGACCGCCCAGGGAAAGTATTTGGATTACCATGCGCAGCTCAGAGGAATTACTCGCCAGGAAGCGGCCCGTGCCCAGGGCACACTGCGCTTTCTGACAGACAACGCGCTGGCCACGGACCTGATGATCGAGGCAGGCACGGAGTGTATGACGGAGGACAATGTGCGCTTTGTCACCACCAAGGAGGCCACCATGGCGGCGGGGACGCTGTCAGTGGACGTGCCAGCCGCAGCTGTGGTGGCCGGCAGCGCGGGCAACGCAGTGGCGGGGTCCATTGTGTGGATGGCCGCCATGCCGGTGGGGATTACGCGCTGCACCAACCCCAACCCCTTTGCAGGGGGAAGCGACGCGGAGGACGACGAATCCCTGCGCAAGCGCATCCTTGAGAGCTATCAAAGACTGCCCAACGGCGCGAACGCCGCCTTTTACCAGAAGATCGCCATGAATCACGCCTCAGTGGCTGCCGCCACCGTGGTGGGGCGGGCCAGAGGCATCGGCACGGTGGACGTCTACGTAGCGGCTGCCACCGGGATTCCCTCAGAGGAGCTGCTGGAGGAAATCCGGGCGGATCTCCAGGAAAAGCGGGAGATCGCCGTGGATGTCCAGGTCCTTGCGCCCCGGACCCGGGAGGTGGCGGTGACGGCACAGGTGAAGGTGCAGAGCGGGTATGCGTTTGAATCGGTGAAGACCAGCGTGGAGGAGGCGCTTGTCCAGCATTTCTCCGGAAAGCAGTTGGGCAAGGCGGTGACCCTGGCACAATTAGGAAACCTGATCTACCACGCGGAGGGTGTGGAAAACTACCACATTGCGCTGCCTACCGAGGATATTCCGGAGGACAGCAAGGTGCTGCCTGTGCTGGGCGCTGTGACCATCAGCGAGATGAAGGGCTAA